A stretch of the Salminus brasiliensis chromosome 19, fSalBra1.hap2, whole genome shotgun sequence genome encodes the following:
- the ap1ar gene encoding AP-1 complex-associated regulatory protein isoform X1 codes for MGNCWTHCLGLYRREASRIQRGGGSKYFRSSTVGEHYTIEFENLVDSDEGESSQSCPRPISEEEIDHLKEQRYGAIADQQTFIDEKLNAELVAQEEKLRLEEEAICAAQREAAKLAKERKLKEQLAHRSRARAEAEGGGTHRKHRPSGGEFEAYLQSVKAQSEVFRSSRLSSETNVVTPNTESSWDFTSKTRSTNDDATSLDLEWEDEEGMNRMGPAWERSKTEEDILRAALRPGGRQLGSGPASASEDSNALEWENDFVSAHVEDGGDHGDEEFEGFVNPVLDTPSEETEVKHNTYQQDR; via the exons ATGGGGAACTGCTGGACTCACTGTTTGGGGCTATACAGGAGGGAAGCCAGCAGAATTCAGAGAGGAGGAGG CTCCAAGTACTTCAGAAGCAGCACAGTTGGTGAACACTACACAATAGAA TTTGAGAACCTTGTGGACAGCGATGAG GGTGAAAGCTCACAGAGTTGTCCCAG GCCGATTAGCGAGGAGGAGATTGACCATCTGAAGGAACAGCGCTACGGTGCTATCGCCGACCAGCAGACATTTATCGATGAGAAGCTGAATGCAGAG TTAGTGGCACAAGAAGAGAAGTTAAGGCTAGAAGAGGAGGCTATATGCGCAGCCCAACGCGAGGCTGCCAAGCTCGCAAAGGAGCGAAAGCTAAAGGAG CAGCTTGCGCACAGGAGCAGGGCAAGAGCGGAGGCAGAGGGCGGTGGCACTCATCGCAAACA CAGGCCGTCAGGTGGAGAGTTTGAAGCGTACTTGCAGAGCGTGAAGGCTCAGTCGGAGGTGTTCCGCAGCAGCC ggCTCTCTTCTGAGACGAATGTAGTGACTCCTAACACGGAAAGCAGCTGGGACTTCACCAGTAAAACTCGCTCCACTAACGATGATGCCACCTCACTTGACCTGGAGTGGGAGGACGAGGAGG GTATGAACCGAATGGGTCCTGCATGGGAGCGCTCCAAAACCGAGGAGGACATCCTGCGTGCTGCGCTCCGTCCTGGCGGCAGGCAGTTGGGCAGCGGCCCGGCCTCTGCCTCAGAAGATTCCAATGCGCTTGAGTGGGAGAATGACTTCGTCAGCGCACACGTGGAAGACGGCGGAGACCATGGAGATGAGGAATTCGAAGGATTTGTTAATCCGGTACTGGACACACCGTCTGAGGAGACCGAGGTCAAGCATAACACCTACCAGCAGGACAGATAG
- the ap1ar gene encoding AP-1 complex-associated regulatory protein isoform X3, whose product MGNCWTHCLGLYRREASRIQRGGGSKYFRSSTVGEHYTIEFENLVDSDEGESSQSCPRPISEEEIDHLKEQRYGAIADQQTFIDEKLNAEQLAHRSRARAEAEGGGTHRKHRPSGGEFEAYLQSVKAQSEVFRSSRLSSETNVVTPNTESSWDFTSKTRSTNDDATSLDLEWEDEEGMNRMGPAWERSKTEEDILRAALRPGGRQLGSGPASASEDSNALEWENDFVSAHVEDGGDHGDEEFEGFVNPVLDTPSEETEVKHNTYQQDR is encoded by the exons ATGGGGAACTGCTGGACTCACTGTTTGGGGCTATACAGGAGGGAAGCCAGCAGAATTCAGAGAGGAGGAGG CTCCAAGTACTTCAGAAGCAGCACAGTTGGTGAACACTACACAATAGAA TTTGAGAACCTTGTGGACAGCGATGAG GGTGAAAGCTCACAGAGTTGTCCCAG GCCGATTAGCGAGGAGGAGATTGACCATCTGAAGGAACAGCGCTACGGTGCTATCGCCGACCAGCAGACATTTATCGATGAGAAGCTGAATGCAGAG CAGCTTGCGCACAGGAGCAGGGCAAGAGCGGAGGCAGAGGGCGGTGGCACTCATCGCAAACA CAGGCCGTCAGGTGGAGAGTTTGAAGCGTACTTGCAGAGCGTGAAGGCTCAGTCGGAGGTGTTCCGCAGCAGCC ggCTCTCTTCTGAGACGAATGTAGTGACTCCTAACACGGAAAGCAGCTGGGACTTCACCAGTAAAACTCGCTCCACTAACGATGATGCCACCTCACTTGACCTGGAGTGGGAGGACGAGGAGG GTATGAACCGAATGGGTCCTGCATGGGAGCGCTCCAAAACCGAGGAGGACATCCTGCGTGCTGCGCTCCGTCCTGGCGGCAGGCAGTTGGGCAGCGGCCCGGCCTCTGCCTCAGAAGATTCCAATGCGCTTGAGTGGGAGAATGACTTCGTCAGCGCACACGTGGAAGACGGCGGAGACCATGGAGATGAGGAATTCGAAGGATTTGTTAATCCGGTACTGGACACACCGTCTGAGGAGACCGAGGTCAAGCATAACACCTACCAGCAGGACAGATAG
- the ap1ar gene encoding AP-1 complex-associated regulatory protein isoform X2, whose amino-acid sequence MGNCWTHCLGLYRREASRIQRGGGSKYFRSSTVGEHYTIEFENLVDSDEGESSQSCPRPISEEEIDHLKEQRYGAIADQQTFIDEKLNAETIERYLKQLAHRSRARAEAEGGGTHRKHRPSGGEFEAYLQSVKAQSEVFRSSRLSSETNVVTPNTESSWDFTSKTRSTNDDATSLDLEWEDEEGMNRMGPAWERSKTEEDILRAALRPGGRQLGSGPASASEDSNALEWENDFVSAHVEDGGDHGDEEFEGFVNPVLDTPSEETEVKHNTYQQDR is encoded by the exons ATGGGGAACTGCTGGACTCACTGTTTGGGGCTATACAGGAGGGAAGCCAGCAGAATTCAGAGAGGAGGAGG CTCCAAGTACTTCAGAAGCAGCACAGTTGGTGAACACTACACAATAGAA TTTGAGAACCTTGTGGACAGCGATGAG GGTGAAAGCTCACAGAGTTGTCCCAG GCCGATTAGCGAGGAGGAGATTGACCATCTGAAGGAACAGCGCTACGGTGCTATCGCCGACCAGCAGACATTTATCGATGAGAAGCTGAATGCAGAG ACTATAGAACGTTATCTGAAA CAGCTTGCGCACAGGAGCAGGGCAAGAGCGGAGGCAGAGGGCGGTGGCACTCATCGCAAACA CAGGCCGTCAGGTGGAGAGTTTGAAGCGTACTTGCAGAGCGTGAAGGCTCAGTCGGAGGTGTTCCGCAGCAGCC ggCTCTCTTCTGAGACGAATGTAGTGACTCCTAACACGGAAAGCAGCTGGGACTTCACCAGTAAAACTCGCTCCACTAACGATGATGCCACCTCACTTGACCTGGAGTGGGAGGACGAGGAGG GTATGAACCGAATGGGTCCTGCATGGGAGCGCTCCAAAACCGAGGAGGACATCCTGCGTGCTGCGCTCCGTCCTGGCGGCAGGCAGTTGGGCAGCGGCCCGGCCTCTGCCTCAGAAGATTCCAATGCGCTTGAGTGGGAGAATGACTTCGTCAGCGCACACGTGGAAGACGGCGGAGACCATGGAGATGAGGAATTCGAAGGATTTGTTAATCCGGTACTGGACACACCGTCTGAGGAGACCGAGGTCAAGCATAACACCTACCAGCAGGACAGATAG